Proteins co-encoded in one Gemmatimonadota bacterium genomic window:
- a CDS encoding muconate cycloisomerase, translated as MTIKELDLFAVGTRRENGTLSPHIITRIISDDGVVGVGEMSDLSIRNIPDINHLEYILRKSLIGINPSDPTAIDPIVDGYKGQIGAGVDIAIHDLRAKSLGIPIHDLYGGAYRDRYKICYPIFRQFEEADVAPNVERVG; from the coding sequence TTGACCATTAAAGAGCTCGATCTATTTGCAGTCGGAACAAGACGAGAGAACGGTACGCTCAGTCCTCACATTATCACCCGTATCATCTCAGACGATGGTGTAGTCGGTGTGGGCGAAATGTCCGACCTCAGTATCCGAAACATACCCGACATCAACCATCTCGAGTATATACTTCGGAAATCGTTGATCGGAATCAATCCATCCGATCCAACCGCCATCGATCCGATCGTCGACGGATATAAGGGACAAATTGGTGCAGGTGTGGATATTGCGATTCACGACCTTCGGGCCAAGAGCCTGGGCATTCCAATTCACGACCTCTATGGAGGTGCTTACCGAGATCGCTACAAAATCTGCTACCCCATCTTTCGACAATTCGAAGAGGCGGACGTCGCACCCAACGTCGAGCGAGTCGGTC